One region of Acropora muricata isolate sample 2 chromosome 13, ASM3666990v1, whole genome shotgun sequence genomic DNA includes:
- the LOC136895367 gene encoding tigger transposable element-derived protein 6-like has product MKRENRHIILFLDNASCHPSSLKGMFSNVQIEFLPKNTTSRTQPLDAGIIKTWKMYYKRKLLRHVASEIDGKKTASEIVKSVNLLMAIRMMVSAWEEVPSEVISKCFKHVGMYPDQETEMDDDPFADEELLEIEELLSRISPDLDISFVDVEVDAHEPPVDTTLPNWREKMRNDILGASEGTEASDEESIEESEELKTPEVSSVKGALELSKKLWISLTGRETKNCRKPSHA; this is encoded by the coding sequence ATGAAGCGTGAAAACCGGCACATTATCCTGTTCCTTGACAACGCATCATGTCACCCTAGCTCCCTGAAGGGTATGTTCTCAAATGTTCAAATCGAGTTCTTACCGAAAAACACCACCTCACGCACGCAACCTCTGGACGCAGGAATAATAAAGACCTGGAAGATGTACTATAAGCGAAAGCTACTGCGGCACGTTGCAAGTGAAATTGACGGCAAGAAGACGGCGAGCGAAATTGTGAAGTCCGTTAACCTTCTGATGGCAATAAGGATGATGGTGAGCGCGTGGGAGGAGGTACCATCAGAAGTAATCTCAAAGTGCTTCAAGCATGTTGGAATGTATCCAGACCAGGAAACGGAGATGGATGACGATCCATTCGCCGACGAAGAGTTGCTCGAAATTGAGGAGCTCTTGTCTCGCATCTCTCCAGATCTAGACATATCTTTTGTCGATGTGGAGGTTGATGCACACGAACCTCCAGTTGACACAACACTGCCCAACTGGAGAGAGAAAATGCGTAATGACATCCTCGGGGCATCGGAGGGGACTGAAGCAAGTGACGAAGAGTCGATTGAAGAGTCTGAAGAATTAAAGACTCCAGAAGTCAGTTCAGTGAAAGGTGCACTCGAGCTTTCAAAAAAGTTATGGATTTCTCTGACTGGCAGGGAGACGAAAAACTGTCGCAAGCCATCACACGCGTAA